Proteins encoded by one window of uncultured Celeribacter sp.:
- a CDS encoding pilus assembly protein TadG-related protein, translated as MSDRIEPRETGRHLSKSGDQPAKNRRLKGRLALWAEIRHACRVHAQDEQGTISIFALFSYVFIVILAGIGIDLVRHETLRVELQNTLDRAVLAATNLDSTHAPKDVIIDYFAKAGLSAYLEEDKIKVTPLGDGRQVSASVQATIPTHFMKFAHVDSLEMASQSVAEQGLSGLEVSMVLDVSGSMNSYSRLTNLKTAAQDFTQTVFANAGSEDVSISVVPYATQVNAGAGILNKLNLLNAHDKSYCINFEEDDFTKVRLEFADAEGSTRYYDQTMDFDAFDRNFYDLDMDLGNETCAPASSRHILSFSNSKTEIDNYIKALSAYGNTSIDIGMKWGVSLLDASAQSVSGTSSPAEVGDAQKFIVVMTDGSHTNQYFMPDPYREDDETTGVYKDKYGDIYVSEGRRDCNWFNCWTTTYYTRIRDRTVTNSLPYTLESGDIRRMSWSEVWSAMTVYNHARARALAANDFDYYGNSNTYYRWSNATRVSYDTATKDARLLKICSAAKDAGIIVFAIGFEAPTAGQNVMKQCASSDAHYYDVDGMEIAEAFSAIATKITELRLVQ; from the coding sequence ATGTCAGATAGAATTGAACCCCGGGAAACGGGACGTCATCTGTCGAAATCGGGCGATCAGCCCGCAAAGAACCGGCGCCTCAAAGGGCGGCTGGCCTTATGGGCTGAGATTCGGCATGCCTGTCGCGTGCATGCGCAGGATGAGCAGGGCACGATTTCGATCTTTGCCCTCTTCAGTTATGTCTTCATCGTGATCCTCGCCGGGATCGGCATCGACCTTGTTCGCCATGAAACATTGCGCGTCGAGTTGCAGAACACTCTGGATCGCGCCGTTCTGGCGGCGACCAACCTCGACAGTACGCATGCCCCGAAAGACGTGATCATCGACTATTTCGCGAAAGCGGGCCTGAGTGCCTATCTCGAGGAAGATAAGATCAAGGTCACGCCGCTGGGCGACGGCCGTCAGGTTTCCGCCTCGGTGCAGGCCACCATTCCGACCCATTTCATGAAATTTGCCCATGTCGACAGTTTGGAAATGGCCAGCCAAAGCGTGGCCGAACAGGGGCTTTCGGGTCTCGAAGTGTCGATGGTGCTCGACGTGTCCGGCTCGATGAACAGCTACAGCCGTCTCACCAACCTCAAAACCGCTGCACAGGATTTCACCCAAACCGTTTTCGCAAACGCCGGAAGCGAAGATGTCTCGATTTCCGTCGTACCCTACGCCACGCAGGTCAATGCGGGCGCAGGCATCCTCAACAAGCTTAACTTGCTGAATGCGCATGACAAATCCTATTGCATCAACTTCGAGGAAGACGATTTCACGAAAGTGCGCCTGGAATTCGCGGATGCCGAAGGGAGCACGCGGTATTATGACCAGACGATGGATTTCGACGCGTTCGATAGAAATTTCTACGATCTCGACATGGATCTCGGCAATGAAACCTGCGCACCGGCCAGCTCGCGCCACATCCTGTCCTTTTCCAACAGCAAGACAGAAATCGACAATTACATCAAAGCCCTGTCCGCCTATGGCAACACCTCGATCGACATCGGCATGAAGTGGGGGGTCTCGCTGCTCGATGCGTCTGCGCAAAGCGTGTCGGGGACCAGTTCTCCAGCGGAGGTGGGGGACGCCCAGAAATTCATCGTGGTGATGACCGACGGATCGCACACGAACCAGTATTTCATGCCCGATCCCTACCGCGAAGACGATGAAACCACTGGCGTCTACAAGGACAAATACGGTGACATCTATGTCAGCGAGGGCCGCAGGGACTGCAATTGGTTTAACTGCTGGACCACCACCTATTACACAAGGATCAGGGACAGAACCGTCACCAACAGCCTGCCCTACACGCTGGAATCCGGCGACATCCGCCGCATGAGCTGGTCGGAAGTCTGGTCCGCCATGACGGTCTACAACCACGCCCGTGCGCGTGCGCTCGCGGCGAATGATTTCGACTATTACGGCAACAGCAACACCTATTACAGATGGAGCAACGCGACGCGGGTCAGCTACGACACCGCAACCAAGGACGCGCGTCTTCTGAAAATCTGCTCCGCCGCCAAAGACGCCGGGATCATCGTCTTCGCCATCGGCTTCGAAGCGCCAACCGCCGGACAGAATGTGATGAAGCAATGCGCCTCTTCCGACGCGCATTATTACGACGTGGACGGGATGGAGATCGCCGAAGCTTTCTCCGCCATCGCCACGAAAATCACGGAATTGAGGCTGGTACAATGA
- a CDS encoding TadE/TadG family type IV pilus assembly protein, translating into MTFMTRLKHLLKRHRHDDSGVATVEFVLVFPFFAFMIMGGYEIGYYTVSGAMLDRGLDMAVRDVRLGKMPSVTLPSLKSATCQYARYVRKCEENIHIALESVDANNFVRPSSIASCIDRSQNVTPNTTFRDGGENELMLVRACVNVDPIFPTTWLGASMQPVSGKGYA; encoded by the coding sequence ATGACCTTCATGACCCGCCTCAAACACCTGCTTAAAAGGCACCGGCATGACGACTCCGGGGTTGCGACTGTGGAATTCGTCCTGGTCTTTCCCTTTTTCGCCTTCATGATCATGGGGGGCTACGAAATCGGCTATTATACCGTCTCTGGCGCCATGCTGGACCGCGGTCTCGACATGGCCGTGCGCGACGTGCGTCTGGGCAAGATGCCAAGTGTCACCCTGCCGTCGTTAAAATCCGCGACCTGCCAATATGCGCGCTACGTGCGCAAATGTGAGGAGAATATCCACATCGCGCTCGAATCCGTCGACGCCAATAATTTCGTGCGCCCTTCGAGCATCGCCTCCTGTATCGACCGCTCCCAAAACGTGACCCCGAACACCACGTTCCGGGATGGTGGTGAAAACGAGCTTATGCTTGTGCGCGCCTGCGTTAACGTCGACCCGATTTTCCCGACAACCTGGCTTGGGGCCTCCATGCAACCGGTGTCAGGGAAAGGCTATGCCTAG